From Mytilus galloprovincialis chromosome 9, xbMytGall1.hap1.1, whole genome shotgun sequence, the proteins below share one genomic window:
- the LOC143045810 gene encoding tubulin polymerization-promoting protein family member 3-like isoform X2 has translation MASGGEIDDVCEVFRNFNILNSKDKPPNKMTSKAWGKMVQDCLGKDTTIRQRMDSSVFPYVQDKTTKTLDLTDKAKVDKALDKMAEVYKECKPKEEKDTPVAEVRQKLVKRILDKKNPEVHATKISKTGNVSGLTDTSKYTGAHKERFDEFGKGRGIDGREYRFEDTGYVTGYKGDGTKQ, from the exons ATGGCATCTGGTGGCGAGATTGACGATGTCTGTGAAGTATTTAGAAATTTCAATATTCTTAATTCAAAAGACAAACCCCCAAATAAAATGACCAGTAAAGCATGGGGAAAAATGGTTCAGGACTGTTTAGGGAAGGACACCACTATTAGACAGAGAATGGATAGCAGTGTGTTTCCATACGTCCAAGACAAAACAACAAA AACACTTGATTTAACAGATAAAGCCAAAGTTGATAAAGCCCTCGATAAGATGGCTGAAGTTTATAAGGAATGTAAGCCCAAGGAAGAAAAAGACACACCAGTGGCTGAAGTCAGACAAAAACTTGTGAAGAGaatacttgataaaaaaaatcctgaagTACATGCTACG AAAATTTCAAAGACGGGGAACGTCAGTGGATTGACAGATACGTCAAAATACACAGGGGCTCATAAGGAGAGGTTCGACGAGTTTGGCAAAGGAAGGGGTATTGATGGAAGAGAGTATCGATTTGAAGATACAGGTTACGTCACAGGATACAAAGGAGATGGCACAAAACAATAA
- the LOC143045810 gene encoding tubulin polymerization-promoting protein family member 3-like isoform X1 encodes MASGGEIDDVCEVFRNFNILNSKDKPPNKMTSKAWGKMVQDCLGKDTTIRQRMDSSVFPYVQDKTTKTLDLTDKAKVDKALDKMAEVYKECKPKEEKDTPVAEVRQKLVKRILDKKNPEVHATKTSATGGVDRMTDTSKYTGAHKERFDDSGKGKGVTGREDRFENSENFKDGERQWIDRYVKIHRGS; translated from the exons ATGGCATCTGGTGGCGAGATTGACGATGTCTGTGAAGTATTTAGAAATTTCAATATTCTTAATTCAAAAGACAAACCCCCAAATAAAATGACCAGTAAAGCATGGGGAAAAATGGTTCAGGACTGTTTAGGGAAGGACACCACTATTAGACAGAGAATGGATAGCAGTGTGTTTCCATACGTCCAAGACAAAACAACAAA AACACTTGATTTAACAGATAAAGCCAAAGTTGATAAAGCCCTCGATAAGATGGCTGAAGTTTATAAGGAATGTAAGCCCAAGGAAGAAAAAGACACACCAGTGGCTGAAGTCAGACAAAAACTTGTGAAGAGaatacttgataaaaaaaatcctgaagTACATGCTACG AAAACGTCTGCTACAGGAGGTGTTGATCGGATGACAGATACTTCCAAATATACAGGGGCTCATAAAGAACGATTTGACGATTCAGGAAAAGGGAAGGGTGTTACGGGACGAGAAGATCGATTTGAAAATTCAG AAAATTTCAAAGACGGGGAACGTCAGTGGATTGACAGATACGTCAAAATACACAGGGGCTCATAA